TCTCTTCAAGTATAGGATAATAAATAGATGTTCCTTCAAAATCATAGATGAAAGCATAGTCATTTAGATTTGTTTTGTCTCTCATTGTTTCTATTGCATGAAGTATATCTTTTTTTATTTTCTCTTCACTTTTTATATTTTTATAGGTAGTGTGATAATAATGAATGAATTTTAGTGTTCTTTTTATATCTGCTTGAATTAAATCTTTTTGTTTTGCATAATAGTTGTCTTTTATAATTTTTATTTTTTCATCAAAGTCATCAAAAGCATTGTTGATAATAATAAAAGTAAAAGAAGATGTTAAGAAAACAATAAAGATTATACTATAAAGAATTAAGTGGTATAAAGATTTTGCTCTAATCATTAAAATTTATCCTTTTTTAATAATAAAAGAGAATATCTGAAAAAATATAAATAATTGATAAAAAATGATTTGATAGATTTAAAAAAAAGTGGCGCGGTTGACGAGACTCGAACTCGCGACCTCCTGCGTGACAGGCAGGCATTCTAACCAACTAAACTACAACCGCACACTTTGAAATGGTGGTCGATAGTGGACTCGAACCACTGACATCTACCTTGTAAGGGTAGCGCTCTACCAACTGAGCTAATCGACCAAATGTATGGTGACCCCTAGGAGACTCGAACTCCTGTGACATGGATGAAAACCATGGATCCTAACCGCTAGATGAAGGGGCCATACAATATATAATAACTGGTGACCCGTGAAGGATTCGAACCTTCGGCCACCTCCTTAAAAGGGAGATGCTCTACCAGCTGAGCTAACGGGTCAATAAATAAATATAAATGGCGCGGTTGACGAGACTCGAACTCGCGACCTCCTGCGTGACAGGCAGGCATTCTAACCAACTAAACTACAACCGCACACTTTGAAATGGTGGTCGATAGTGGACTCGAACCACTGACATCTACCTTGTAAGGGTAGCGCTCTACCAACTGAGCTAATCGACCAAATGTATGGTGACCCCTAGGAGACTCGAACTCCTGTGACATGGATGAAAACCATGGATCCTAACCGCTAGATGAAGGGGCCATACAATATATAATAACTGGTGACCCGTGAAGGATTCGAACCTTCGGCCACCTCCTTAAAAGGGAGATGCTCTACCAGCTGAGCTAACGGGTCATATGCATTTTGAAAGTACTTCTTTTCAAAATGGAGTGGAATTATACTTACTTTTTTTTTATTTGTCAAGGGTTTTTTGCAAAAACTTTGAAATTTTTTCTAAACTTTTATTTGCCGCTTGATTTTGCACTTGATTTCTTGTACCTTTGAAGTTATAAATATGCACTTCTCTCTTGTCTTTTGAAGCAACTCCTATTACTACTGTACCAACAGGTTTAGAAGTTGTTCCACCATCAGGACCTGCAATTCCACTAACTGCTATTGCATAGTCTGCATTGAATTTTTTTAATACCCCAGCTAACATTTCATTAACAACTTCAATACTTACAGCTCCATATTTTGATAGAGTTTCTTCTTTAACATTCAATTCTTTAGATTTTATTTCATTTGAGTAGCTTACGATAGCTGCATTGAAAACTGATGAAGATCCTGCGATTTCTGTGATTTTAGAAGCTATAAGACCACCTGTACAACTTTCAGCTGTTGTAATAGTCTTTTTGTGGAGTTTAAGCAGGTTTTGCAGTTCCTGCATATCTTGTTGAGTAAACATTGTATTTATATACTATTATATATGTATATATTAAAGATAACTAATAGGAAAAATCCTATTAGTCTTCTTTTTCTGTTAATTCATCTAAGAATTTATCTTGATCAAATGTTAAATTAAGATAGTCTGCAACAATTTTAATATCTCTTTCTGCATTACCTAAACAAGATGTAGCACCTGGAGATGGAGTCATATTGAATAAGATTCCATCACCTGGATTAATAGAAGCTTCACCTAGCATAAGCTTTTGCTCTTTTTTATCAAGTACTTGTGGTCTAACTCCACCAAAGCCTTTTGCATACTCTATATCTTCTGTACTTAATGAAGGAACAATTTTTTGTGCATCTTTAACAAAAAGACCTTTATTGATTCCTGGAACTTCAAATAAGAAGTTTCTAAATACATAGTTTCTGATTTCTGAATCTTTTAATAAGTCCCAGAAGATTTTGATAGTATCTCCACCAATGTTCATAGTTTTTAAACATTCGAAGAAAGATTTACCACCTTTATATCTTTCAAGTACTGCAAGTGCTAATGCAGTTGGTCCAAATCTAGTTTTTCCATCACAAAGAATATCTGGGTCTCCATGAAGTGCAGCGAATGGAAGTTTTGGATTTTGTACCATATAAACTTTACCATTTAAGTAAGTATCATTAGTAATATAAAAAGATCCAGCCATAGAAAGTGAACCCATGTGTTTTCCATACCCCATTTTGTGTGCAAGGTGTAATGAATGAGCACCTGCATTTACAACTACGAAGTCAGCAGTATAAACTGAACCATTTGTTGTAGTAATTTTATATTTGTCACCTACTTTTTCAATTTCATCTACTCTAGCATTGAAATAAACGTCAGTTTCAACACCTTCTTGTTCTTGACCAGCTTTAACTAATTCCTTAGTCATCTCTCCAAAGTCAACAGTAGTATACTCACTTTGAGTTCCCATTGCTAAAATAGGCTCTGGTCTATCTTTTGTTCTTTCTTTATCTGCATATACTAATAAAGGTTCTTTTTCTCTTAATGCTTCTTTATCCCATAATTCTAAATAAGGGAATAATTCTTTAAATTCTTCATATCTGTTTTTAATAAATTCAACTTCTTTTTCGCCTACACCTAAAGCCATTTTTTGGTGAGCGAACATAATTTTATCTTGAAGCCCATATTGTAGACAGAACTTTTCAATCATTTTTGCAGTTCTTTTTGTGATTTTTGCTTTATCTAAAGTATAATTTGTTTCAATATCTCCTACGTGAATAGTTTGTGAGTTACTTGTCCCTTTAGAGTTTAATGTTGCTAAATCATCATATTTTTCTAAAATACATACACTTTTTGCATCTGTATATCTAGCGATTTCGTAGAAAAGTGCAGCACCTGAAATTCCACCACCTACAATTGCTACTTGATAATGTTTCGTATTCATTAATATATTCCTATCATAGTTTATTTTTGCAAAATATACTAACACAATTTTTTTTTACTTTATGTTAGTTTTTTTTGCAAAGCTTCTTTTCTTAAAGAAAATATGTTTAATAGTAACATTTTATTGATTTTTCTTCAATTTATTGTACGTTCAAAATATGTACATTTTATGTCTTATGAAATATTTTTTAAACAAAAAAAATAAAAATGTACTATTTTTGTCCAATTCTTTTAGTTCAAAAATTATAAAAATAAGTTATAAAAAATTACTAAGTTTTAATATATCTTTTCTTTAAAAAATTTAACTTAGTCAAAATTAAAAGTGCTTTAGATATAATCTGCGATTTATAGAAAGATGATACAAATTGAGTAATAAGGTATAAATTATGGATTATAAAGAGAGTTTACTTTTACCAAAAACGGCATTTCCTATGAGAGGTAATTTGCCACAAAATGAACCAAAAAGATATAAGCTTTGGGATGAATCTAAAGTTTATGAAAGAATGAAAGAAAATAGAAAAGGTGCACCTTCATTTACTTTGCATGATGGTCCTCCCTATGCAAATGGACATATTCATATTGGGCATGCATTAAATAAAATCTTAAAAGATCTAATTGTTAAATATCACTATTTTGACGGAAAGTCTGTAAGGTACGTTCCAGGATGGGACTGTCATGGTCTTCCAATTGAACAAAAAGTTGAAGAAAAAATTGGAAGTACAAAGAAAAAAGAACTTCCTAAATCAAAAATTAGAGAACTTTGTAGAGAACATGCTTCAAGATTTGTTGATATTCAAAGGGATGAGTTCAAGAAGCTTGGTGTAATAGGAGATTGGGATAATCCTTATTTAACTATGGATTTTAAATTTGAAGCAAATATTTATAGAGAACTTTGTGCAATTGCAAATCAAGGGCTATTAGTTCAAAGATCTAAGCCTGTTTATTGGTCATGGGCTGCACAAACTGCACTTGCTGAAGCTGAAGTTGAATATGAAGATAAAACATCTCCTTCTATATATGTTGCTTTCAAACATGAAAAATTAGATGCAAGTGTTATTATTTGGACAACTACACCTTGGACGCTTCCTGCAAATACAGGTATTTCTTTAAATGGTGAAGAAGAGTATGTTTTAACAAGTGATAAATTTATTGTTGCAAAAAAACTTTATAATTCATTAATTGAAGAAGAGGTTATCAAAGGTGATATTGTAGATTCTATAAATCCAAAAGACTTAGAAAACTCATCAGCAATTAATCCGTTAAATGGAAGAGAATCTAAAATTATTCTTGGTGAACATGTTGAAATGGATGCTGGTACAGGTGCAGTTCATACAGCTCCTGGACATGGAGAGGATGACTATAAAGTAGGACTTCAATATGGACTTGATGTTATTATGCCTGTTGATGCATATGGTAAATATGATGAAACAATTGTAAGAGAAAAATTATTTAAAGATACAGATAAATACCTAGGTCTTCATGTATTTAAAGCAAATGAACTAATTTTAGAAGAATTAGGTGAGTCTTTACTTAAACATACAGATATTAGACACTCTTATCCCCACTGTTGGAGAACTCATAAACCAATTATCTTTAGAGCAACAAAACAATGGTTTATTTCAATTGATGATGAGTATGGAGAGCAAAATAAAACTCTTAGACAAAATGCACTTGATATAGTTGAGAACCTTACTTTCTATCCAGAGTGGGGAAGAAATAGATTAAGATCAATGCTTGAGGGAAGACCTGATTGGTGTATCTCACGTCAGCGAGATTGGGGTGTACCTATTGCATTCTTTAGAAATAAGAAAACTGATGAAATCATTTTTGATGAAAAAGTTCTTAACTTTACAGCTATGATTTTTGAGCAAAAAGGTTGTGATGCTTGGTATGACTTACCAATTGAAGAATTATTATATCCAGGAAGTGGATTAAATCCAGAAGATTTAGAAAAAACAATGGATATTTTAGATGTATGGTTTGACTCAGGTTCTACTCAAAATGCTGTATTAAGAAGTAGAAATTATGATGCGGGAACATTTCCTGCTGATATGTATTTAGAAGGAAGTGATCAACATAGAGGATGGTTTCAGTCTTCACTTTTAACAACACTTGCATCAAGTGAAGTTGCACCTTATAAATCGATTTTAACACATGGATTCACTATGGATGAAAAAGGTGAAAAAATGTCTAAATCTAAAGGTAATGTTGTAGACCCTGCAAAAGTTATGAAACAGTATGGTTCTGAGATTTTAAGACTTTGGGTTGCAATGAGTGATTATCAAAATGACCAAAAAATTTCAGATAATATTTTAAAGCAAAATGCAGAACTTTATAGAAAAATTAGAAATACAGCAAGATTTTTACTTGCAAATATTAATGATTTAGATGAGATTATTAATGTTGAAGAAATGGGTATTTTAGATAAATGGATTTTAAATAAAGCAAAAAGAGTTTTTGATGAAATTGATAATGCTTTTAAAGAATATGAGTTTTCAAAAGGATTAAATAGATTGAATAACTTTTTAGTTGTTGATTTA
This genomic interval from Halarcobacter mediterraneus contains the following:
- a CDS encoding CinA family protein — encoded protein: MFTQQDMQELQNLLKLHKKTITTAESCTGGLIASKITEIAGSSSVFNAAIVSYSNEIKSKELNVKEETLSKYGAVSIEVVNEMLAGVLKKFNADYAIAVSGIAGPDGGTTSKPVGTVVIGVASKDKREVHIYNFKGTRNQVQNQAANKSLEKISKFLQKTLDK
- a CDS encoding FAD-dependent oxidoreductase translates to MNTKHYQVAIVGGGISGAALFYEIARYTDAKSVCILEKYDDLATLNSKGTSNSQTIHVGDIETNYTLDKAKITKRTAKMIEKFCLQYGLQDKIMFAHQKMALGVGEKEVEFIKNRYEEFKELFPYLELWDKEALREKEPLLVYADKERTKDRPEPILAMGTQSEYTTVDFGEMTKELVKAGQEQEGVETDVYFNARVDEIEKVGDKYKITTTNGSVYTADFVVVNAGAHSLHLAHKMGYGKHMGSLSMAGSFYITNDTYLNGKVYMVQNPKLPFAALHGDPDILCDGKTRFGPTALALAVLERYKGGKSFFECLKTMNIGGDTIKIFWDLLKDSEIRNYVFRNFLFEVPGINKGLFVKDAQKIVPSLSTEDIEYAKGFGGVRPQVLDKKEQKLMLGEASINPGDGILFNMTPSPGATSCLGNAERDIKIVADYLNLTFDQDKFLDELTEKED
- the ileS gene encoding isoleucine--tRNA ligase; translation: MDYKESLLLPKTAFPMRGNLPQNEPKRYKLWDESKVYERMKENRKGAPSFTLHDGPPYANGHIHIGHALNKILKDLIVKYHYFDGKSVRYVPGWDCHGLPIEQKVEEKIGSTKKKELPKSKIRELCREHASRFVDIQRDEFKKLGVIGDWDNPYLTMDFKFEANIYRELCAIANQGLLVQRSKPVYWSWAAQTALAEAEVEYEDKTSPSIYVAFKHEKLDASVIIWTTTPWTLPANTGISLNGEEEYVLTSDKFIVAKKLYNSLIEEEVIKGDIVDSINPKDLENSSAINPLNGRESKIILGEHVEMDAGTGAVHTAPGHGEDDYKVGLQYGLDVIMPVDAYGKYDETIVREKLFKDTDKYLGLHVFKANELILEELGESLLKHTDIRHSYPHCWRTHKPIIFRATKQWFISIDDEYGEQNKTLRQNALDIVENLTFYPEWGRNRLRSMLEGRPDWCISRQRDWGVPIAFFRNKKTDEIIFDEKVLNFTAMIFEQKGCDAWYDLPIEELLYPGSGLNPEDLEKTMDILDVWFDSGSTQNAVLRSRNYDAGTFPADMYLEGSDQHRGWFQSSLLTTLASSEVAPYKSILTHGFTMDEKGEKMSKSKGNVVDPAKVMKQYGSEILRLWVAMSDYQNDQKISDNILKQNAELYRKIRNTARFLLANINDLDEIINVEEMGILDKWILNKAKRVFDEIDNAFKEYEFSKGLNRLNNFLVVDLSGIYLDVCKDRLYCDDKNDIHRRSSQSAMALIAKKLISTLSCILTYTMDELLEYAPEFIKGNAKDIFDFEKQELPIVETTLNEEILLKAKEKFSEAIDTLKKDKVIKSTLELQLITDSKDILALDQTEASDWFLVSSVSEGTTSNEELVNFELDNVKFIIAKANAAKCPRCWKYTSSDEETLCSRCESVIN